A genomic stretch from Acetobacter ascendens includes:
- the phoU gene encoding phosphate signaling complex protein PhoU: protein MGNEPAHTVTRYDQELDRLRGIVVRMGGLVERQTAQAIAAVVDQDEEAAIEPPELDTEVDAFEREAEMLAIRILALRAPMAVDLRMIVAVLKMSGDLERIGDYASSIARRAMKVEPLDGAFSFSPLRAMARLVQENLHKAIEAMVENDSTRAMEVWNADTAVDELYTAMFRELVTYMMEDPRKIGPCIHLLFVAKNLERIGDHATNIAERVYYAVTGNMLPAVRPRGGAARKDTHKDS, encoded by the coding sequence ATGGGAAACGAACCAGCACATACCGTTACCCGATACGATCAGGAGCTTGATCGCCTGCGTGGAATTGTTGTCCGCATGGGTGGTTTGGTGGAACGCCAGACAGCGCAGGCCATTGCCGCAGTGGTGGATCAGGACGAAGAAGCCGCGATTGAACCTCCCGAACTGGATACAGAGGTGGATGCGTTTGAGCGTGAGGCAGAAATGCTGGCGATCCGCATTCTGGCTCTACGTGCGCCAATGGCGGTAGATTTGCGTATGATTGTTGCCGTTCTGAAAATGAGTGGTGATCTGGAACGTATTGGCGATTATGCCTCCAGTATTGCTCGCCGTGCCATGAAGGTGGAACCTCTGGATGGCGCATTTTCCTTCAGCCCGTTACGGGCTATGGCACGCCTTGTTCAGGAAAATCTGCACAAGGCTATTGAGGCCATGGTGGAAAATGACAGCACCCGCGCCATGGAAGTATGGAATGCGGATACGGCTGTGGATGAGCTGTACACAGCCATGTTCCGTGAACTGGTGACGTATATGATGGAAGATCCGCGCAAGATCGGTCCGTGTATCCATCTTCTGTTTGTGGCAAAAAATCTGGAACGTATTGGTGACCATGCCACCAACATTGCAGAGCGCGTTTATTATGCTGTAACCGGCAACATGCTGCCAGCAGTGCGCCCACGGGGTGGTGCTGCCAGAAAAGACACCCATAAAGATTCTTGA
- a CDS encoding SDR family oxidoreductase has product MLPLHTLQPAPDPVHVIGASGRSGRAVCQALLAQGVPVVPIVRNASRATGLENIRIADLTAPTEQVKPVLADATRIVCTAHARNIPALLAAAPASAKLVCLGSTRKFTHWPDAHGNGVLLGEKALLDSGRDSIILHPTMIYGAQGENNVQRLAALLRFLPVIPLPNGGTALVQPIWQGDVTASILAALAQIWHGPRSLVIAGKNAVTYKQFVTLVEQASGLRPRPFISLPAKLLMACARVTSRIPGLPEIGPDEIRRLLENKNFDIAPMQNFLGVQPIDLQEGLARTFAG; this is encoded by the coding sequence ATGTTGCCCCTTCATACGCTTCAGCCTGCACCAGACCCTGTTCATGTTATTGGAGCATCGGGTCGTTCTGGGCGAGCTGTGTGTCAGGCTTTACTGGCACAGGGTGTTCCCGTTGTTCCGATTGTGCGCAACGCCAGTCGGGCAACCGGATTAGAAAATATCCGCATTGCCGATTTAACCGCCCCTACAGAGCAGGTAAAACCTGTATTGGCAGATGCCACGCGTATTGTGTGCACAGCGCATGCACGTAATATCCCAGCCTTATTGGCTGCTGCGCCTGCTTCTGCCAAACTGGTATGCTTGGGCAGCACACGTAAATTTACACACTGGCCCGATGCACATGGCAATGGCGTTCTGTTAGGTGAAAAAGCCCTTCTGGACTCCGGGCGGGATAGTATTATTTTACACCCCACCATGATTTATGGTGCTCAGGGTGAAAATAACGTGCAGCGCCTAGCAGCACTCCTACGCTTTTTGCCAGTTATCCCTTTACCCAATGGCGGCACAGCTTTGGTGCAGCCTATCTGGCAAGGAGATGTGACTGCCAGTATTCTGGCTGCACTTGCACAGATATGGCATGGCCCACGTAGCCTTGTAATTGCCGGGAAAAACGCCGTAACCTACAAACAATTTGTAACTTTAGTGGAACAAGCCAGCGGATTACGCCCGCGCCCATTTATTTCATTACCCGCCAAATTGCTTATGGCGTGTGCCCGTGTAACCTCTCGGATTCCGGGGCTACCTGAAATCGGGCCAGACGAAATTCGCCGCCTGCTTGAAAACAAGAATTTTGATATTGCGCCAATGCAGAATTTTTTAGGCGTGCAGCCCATAGATCTGCAGGAAGGATTGGCGCGTACCTTTGCAGGCTAA
- the rplM gene encoding 50S ribosomal protein L13 — protein MKTTLSLKLAEVTKNWILIDAEGLALGRLAVIIAQRLRGKHKPQFTPHVDCGDHVVVINAEKVALTGRKADQKLFHYHTGYPGGIKERTVKQRLESKNPGQLVEKAVERMITRGPLQRQQMRSLHVYVGAEHPHAGQNPQQLDVAAMNRKNVVNVQKG, from the coding sequence ATGAAGACCACCCTCTCGCTGAAGCTCGCGGAGGTGACGAAGAACTGGATCCTGATCGATGCCGAAGGTCTCGCTCTAGGTCGTCTCGCCGTCATCATTGCCCAGCGCCTGCGCGGCAAGCATAAGCCTCAGTTTACTCCGCATGTCGATTGCGGTGACCACGTTGTTGTCATCAACGCGGAAAAAGTTGCCCTGACAGGCCGTAAGGCTGATCAGAAGCTCTTCCACTATCATACCGGTTACCCCGGCGGCATCAAGGAACGCACTGTAAAGCAGCGTCTTGAAAGCAAAAATCCGGGTCAGCTGGTTGAAAAAGCAGTGGAACGTATGATCACACGCGGTCCGCTGCAGCGTCAGCAGATGCGCAGCCTGCATGTTTATGTTGGTGCAGAACACCCGCATGCTGGCCAGAACCCCCAGCAGCTTGATGTTGCGGCCATGAACCGCAAGAACGTTGTTAACGTGCAGAAGGGCTGA
- the rpsI gene encoding 30S ribosomal protein S9: protein MSETQERTGTLADLKTVVPEIASDAPVYEAKRDAQGRSYATGRRKDAVARVWIKPGKGEITVNGRPVGTYFARPVLRMLLTQPFLVSDRYNQFDVVCTVTGGGLSGQAGAVRHGISRALTHYEPELRSILKAAGFLTRDSRKVERKKYGRAKARRSFQFSKR from the coding sequence ATGTCTGAAACTCAGGAACGTACAGGCACGCTGGCCGATCTGAAGACCGTGGTTCCAGAAATTGCTTCTGACGCCCCGGTTTATGAAGCCAAGCGTGACGCTCAGGGCCGCTCCTATGCAACAGGCCGTCGTAAGGACGCAGTTGCTCGCGTGTGGATCAAGCCTGGCAAGGGTGAAATCACCGTTAACGGTCGCCCGGTTGGCACATACTTTGCGCGCCCCGTGCTGCGCATGCTGCTGACCCAGCCTTTCCTTGTGTCTGACCGCTACAACCAGTTCGATGTGGTTTGCACCGTAACGGGTGGTGGTCTGTCTGGTCAGGCAGGTGCTGTTCGTCATGGTATCAGCCGCGCGCTGACACATTACGAACCAGAACTGCGCAGCATCCTTAAGGCTGCTGGCTTCCTTACGCGTGACTCTCGTAAGGTGGAACGTAAGAAATACGGTCGTGCCAAGGCTCGTCGTTCCTTCCAGTTCAGCAAGCGCTGA
- a CDS encoding S10 family peptidase → MRIVMKPGFHPAKWPNFSKLKLAGSLAVALSLSTSAIAATEPSPPPAKPTPPVTGPAPTQTQTDTFHNEAALLPQDAITHHTGIFDKRKISYTAHTGTLTLRDDEGAPTARVFYVAYTQDGVDPAHRPVAYFFNGGPGAGTAYLHLGAVGPSILSFPNGNPADGANAQLTPNTESWLAATDLVFIDAPGTGWSIPTDAKKAAKAFYGVKQDAHAFAKAIQLWAQSNNRQISPRYLVGESYGGLRAIEVADALAQDQNILVNGIIMISPALDMTLLDTANDILATSFVLPSLEASQLALQHKLTPENAAGRLDSAYHYAIGPFLSTLANAPLAGNAAQDFYEDVATHSGIPLETVAKERGMLQPEAHDVRSRNGRLYSLYDGTFSIADPFPEGVENGASPDPILDGFTRAYGSAFEQYAATSLNFRTPLSYSLLNMKVNEAWDYRDGGSPIVRPIPTLRRLLALNSTLRVFIANGYYDLVCPFASSRWVAEHIPVGRNRIALHTYPGGHMIYIRADSRAALAQDAKTFMTP, encoded by the coding sequence ATGCGTATCGTGATGAAACCTGGTTTCCACCCGGCAAAGTGGCCAAACTTTAGTAAGCTGAAGCTTGCTGGCTCTTTGGCGGTTGCCCTTAGTCTATCCACCTCAGCCATAGCCGCAACCGAGCCATCACCACCACCAGCTAAACCTACACCCCCAGTAACAGGGCCTGCTCCGACACAAACGCAAACTGATACATTTCACAATGAAGCAGCCCTGCTGCCTCAGGATGCCATCACCCATCACACTGGCATTTTTGATAAACGCAAGATCTCTTACACAGCCCATACCGGTACCCTGACCTTACGGGATGATGAAGGTGCTCCTACTGCACGTGTTTTTTACGTTGCCTATACGCAGGATGGCGTAGATCCGGCTCATCGGCCTGTTGCTTATTTCTTTAACGGTGGCCCCGGTGCAGGTACGGCTTACCTACATTTAGGCGCAGTTGGGCCTTCTATTCTCTCTTTTCCTAATGGGAACCCAGCAGATGGTGCCAATGCACAGCTCACACCCAACACGGAAAGCTGGCTGGCTGCGACAGATCTGGTGTTTATAGATGCACCAGGCACTGGCTGGTCTATCCCTACAGATGCTAAAAAAGCTGCCAAGGCATTTTACGGCGTCAAACAAGATGCACACGCATTTGCCAAAGCTATTCAACTTTGGGCACAAAGCAACAATCGGCAGATTTCTCCGCGTTATCTTGTAGGTGAAAGCTACGGTGGCCTCCGCGCCATTGAAGTGGCCGATGCCCTAGCGCAGGATCAGAATATTCTGGTGAATGGGATCATCATGATCTCCCCGGCGCTGGATATGACATTACTGGATACAGCCAATGATATTCTGGCAACCAGTTTTGTACTACCCTCTCTGGAAGCATCCCAGCTTGCGCTACAACATAAACTGACGCCAGAAAACGCTGCTGGGCGTTTAGATAGTGCTTACCATTACGCCATTGGCCCATTTCTCAGCACGCTGGCCAATGCGCCACTTGCCGGAAACGCCGCACAGGATTTTTACGAAGACGTTGCCACGCATTCAGGCATACCGCTTGAGACGGTGGCAAAAGAACGCGGCATGCTGCAACCAGAAGCCCACGATGTACGCAGCCGTAACGGGCGACTTTATTCCCTTTACGATGGCACATTTTCTATTGCTGACCCGTTCCCCGAAGGTGTGGAAAATGGTGCAAGCCCTGATCCGATTCTGGATGGCTTTACCCGTGCCTATGGCAGCGCATTTGAACAATATGCTGCCACGAGCCTGAATTTCCGCACGCCGCTAAGCTATTCTCTTTTGAACATGAAGGTGAATGAGGCGTGGGATTATCGGGATGGGGGCAGCCCCATTGTCCGTCCTATTCCGACACTGCGCCGCCTTTTGGCACTTAACTCTACCCTGCGGGTTTTTATTGCCAATGGGTATTATGATCTCGTCTGCCCCTTTGCCTCATCCCGCTGGGTGGCTGAGCATATTCCTGTAGGCAGAAACCGCATTGCCCTGCACACTTACCCCGGCGGGCATATGATTTACATCCGGGCAGACAGCCGCGCAGCACTCGCGCAGGATGCCAAAACTTTCATGACACCATAA
- a CDS encoding DEAD/DEAH box helicase: MPFQNAPAPLARALAARGFTAPTAVQAAVLADDAKNRDLLVSARTGSGKTVAFGLTLADLLLNDAGRCVPSGAPIALVIAPTRELALQVRSELEWLYAETGARIVSCVGGMEPRKEARALASGCHIVVGTPGRLCDHLRRGALDLSHLKAVVLDEADEMLDLGFRDELETLLDAMPKERRTLLFSATIARDIAALARRYQQDALRIDTVGTNTPHADITYRAVLTEQGDMAGTVVNVLRLMESSAAIVFCHTREAVRQLQAILTERGFSSVAISGDLGQNERSRAIESLRHGQARVCVATDVAARGIDIPDLGLVIHASLPSNPATLLHRSGRTGRAGKKGTCVLLVPPARRRLAERLLQAAKVTAEWSGAPTPAAIATADAERLLGAPFLSAPAPEDAETQTLIGRLAAEHTPEQLAAALVGLWHKSLPAPVSVRVITPDARRAAPRERDPNRPVRERERAPAMDGKWFRLSVGREDRADPKWLVPMLCRLGNIKKQDIGSIRITQDHTLVEISPDKAEQFASCASATDPDEITVEPAAAPRKGGGGGGPRPAYADRKPKGGRSFAPRREGASKNNSSRKRKPK; this comes from the coding sequence ATGCCTTTTCAGAATGCTCCTGCCCCTCTCGCTCGTGCTCTTGCTGCACGTGGCTTTACTGCTCCTACCGCTGTTCAGGCCGCCGTTCTGGCCGATGATGCCAAAAATCGCGACCTGCTGGTTTCAGCCCGCACCGGATCTGGCAAAACTGTTGCTTTCGGCCTGACGCTGGCTGACCTGCTCCTGAATGATGCAGGCCGCTGCGTGCCATCTGGCGCACCTATCGCTCTGGTAATTGCCCCCACGCGTGAACTTGCCTTGCAGGTACGCAGTGAGCTGGAATGGCTGTATGCCGAAACCGGCGCGCGCATTGTTTCCTGCGTTGGTGGCATGGAACCCCGCAAGGAAGCCCGCGCCCTTGCCTCTGGCTGCCACATTGTTGTGGGTACGCCGGGCCGTCTGTGTGACCATTTGCGCCGCGGTGCGCTTGATCTTTCACACCTGAAAGCCGTGGTGCTGGATGAAGCAGATGAAATGCTTGATCTGGGCTTCCGTGATGAGCTGGAAACCCTGCTGGACGCCATGCCCAAAGAGCGGCGCACCCTGCTGTTTTCCGCAACCATTGCACGTGACATTGCAGCCCTTGCACGCCGCTATCAGCAGGATGCCCTGCGCATTGATACGGTAGGGACAAACACCCCCCATGCCGATATTACCTACCGCGCTGTTCTGACAGAACAAGGCGATATGGCTGGCACGGTTGTAAACGTGCTGCGGCTGATGGAATCCTCTGCTGCTATTGTTTTCTGCCATACGCGTGAAGCTGTGCGCCAGTTGCAGGCGATTCTGACAGAACGCGGTTTTTCCTCCGTCGCCATTTCAGGTGATCTGGGGCAAAACGAACGTAGCCGCGCCATAGAAAGCCTGCGCCACGGCCAAGCCCGTGTGTGTGTGGCAACAGACGTGGCCGCCCGCGGTATTGATATTCCGGATCTGGGGCTGGTTATCCATGCCAGCCTACCTTCCAACCCAGCCACTTTGCTGCATCGTTCCGGTCGTACGGGCCGTGCGGGCAAAAAAGGCACCTGTGTGCTGCTGGTACCGCCCGCACGCAGAAGATTGGCAGAACGGCTGCTTCAGGCTGCCAAGGTAACCGCAGAATGGAGTGGTGCCCCTACTCCGGCAGCTATTGCCACAGCAGATGCTGAGCGCCTTTTAGGTGCACCATTCCTTTCTGCACCAGCACCAGAAGATGCAGAAACACAAACGCTGATTGGTCGCCTTGCCGCCGAACATACGCCAGAACAACTGGCTGCGGCTCTTGTTGGCCTATGGCATAAAAGCCTGCCGGCTCCTGTTTCCGTGCGAGTTATTACACCAGATGCGCGCCGCGCTGCCCCGCGTGAGCGTGACCCCAACCGCCCTGTGCGCGAAAGAGAACGCGCACCTGCGATGGATGGCAAATGGTTCCGCCTTTCTGTTGGTCGTGAAGATCGGGCAGACCCCAAATGGCTGGTACCCATGCTGTGCCGCTTGGGGAACATTAAAAAGCAAGATATCGGCTCTATCCGCATCACGCAGGACCATACTCTGGTTGAAATTTCCCCCGATAAAGCCGAGCAGTTTGCGTCTTGCGCCTCTGCAACGGACCCGGATGAAATTACAGTGGAACCTGCAGCCGCACCCCGCAAAGGCGGCGGCGGTGGTGGACCTCGCCCGGCCTATGCTGACCGGAAACCAAAAGGTGGCCGTTCTTTTGCACCACGCCGGGAAGGCGCTAGCAAAAACAATTCTTCCCGTAAGCGTAAACCAAAATAA
- a CDS encoding VOC family protein: MAKMIHSMLRVLDEARSTHFYADTLGIKPVGRFEFESFTLVYLANDEQTFELELTINHGRTESYDLGEGYGHLAVSVADVQAEHARMEAAGHPVTPVKTLENKGQVVGQFFFLTDPDGYKIEVLQRGAPGRFL, from the coding sequence ATGGCCAAGATGATCCACAGCATGTTGCGGGTGTTGGATGAGGCACGATCCACGCATTTTTATGCAGATACACTAGGCATTAAACCTGTGGGGCGGTTTGAATTTGAGAGTTTCACGCTGGTGTATCTGGCCAATGATGAGCAGACTTTTGAGCTTGAACTCACCATTAATCACGGGCGGACGGAATCTTATGATTTAGGGGAGGGTTACGGCCATCTTGCTGTGTCTGTTGCAGATGTGCAGGCTGAACATGCACGTATGGAAGCTGCCGGACACCCTGTTACACCAGTTAAAACGCTGGAAAATAAAGGCCAAGTGGTTGGGCAGTTCTTCTTTCTGACAGACCCAGATGGTTATAAAATTGAAGTATTGCAACGCGGTGCTCCGGGACGCTTCCTGTAA
- the dapF gene encoding diaminopimelate epimerase, with protein MLTSFRKMHGLGNDFVILDERDGHLSLTSARIAALAHRRRGIGCDQLVTLRPACAEGADVFVRFFNPDGSEAGACGNASRCVADLIWRETGNRTPVLQTRAGRLPAQIEKNGLITVDMGEPRLNWQDVPLAAEMDTLHLPLEGDPAAASMGNPHATFFVEDFVHLSQGHALEHDPLFPERANIGFARIDGPARMRLKVHERGAGVTEACGSGACAAVVNAARRGLVERVCEVELDGGILRIEWADNNHVFMTGSATTAFEGTVDLAAYPE; from the coding sequence ATGCTGACATCTTTCCGTAAAATGCATGGTCTGGGGAATGATTTCGTCATTCTGGACGAGCGCGATGGGCATTTGTCCCTTACGTCAGCCCGTATTGCTGCCTTGGCGCATAGGCGCCGTGGAATTGGGTGTGACCAGTTGGTAACGTTGCGCCCCGCCTGTGCGGAAGGGGCGGATGTGTTTGTGCGTTTTTTTAATCCCGATGGGTCGGAAGCCGGTGCGTGCGGAAATGCTTCGCGCTGTGTGGCCGATCTGATCTGGCGGGAAACAGGAAACAGAACTCCTGTGTTGCAAACGCGCGCTGGACGCCTGCCTGCGCAGATAGAAAAAAACGGCCTGATTACGGTAGATATGGGTGAACCCCGCCTGAACTGGCAGGATGTGCCTTTGGCGGCGGAAATGGATACCCTGCATCTGCCATTGGAGGGTGACCCTGCCGCCGCATCTATGGGAAACCCGCACGCAACGTTTTTTGTGGAAGATTTTGTGCACCTTTCCCAAGGGCATGCGCTGGAGCATGATCCGCTTTTTCCCGAACGGGCAAATATTGGTTTTGCGCGCATTGATGGGCCAGCACGTATGCGGCTCAAGGTGCATGAGCGTGGTGCCGGAGTGACGGAGGCCTGTGGTTCAGGCGCATGCGCTGCAGTGGTAAATGCGGCGCGGCGCGGTTTGGTAGAGCGCGTATGTGAAGTAGAGCTGGATGGCGGCATTTTGCGGATTGAATGGGCAGACAATAATCATGTGTTCATGACGGGTTCTGCAACAACAGCTTTTGAAGGGACGGTTGATCTGGCCGCTTACCCGGAATGA
- the mtaB gene encoding tRNA (N(6)-L-threonylcarbamoyladenosine(37)-C(2))-methylthiotransferase MtaB, producing the protein MSKPEILTFGCRLNTWESEVMRNHAASLDNVIIVNTCAVTGEAERQARQAIRRAHRENPDARIVVTGCAAQINPESWSDLPGVARVLGNEEKLKAESWSAAALSQPFAVSDIMAAKETAAHLVTEFAGRTRAFVQVQQGCNHRCTFCIIPFGRGPSRSVPVGAVVEQVRALVQSGYREVVLTGVDMTSWGEDLPGKPVLGQLCRRVLRLVPELERMRLSSVDPVEIDEDIWQLLAEEPRFMPYLHLSLQAGSDLILKRMKRRHLVADAARVVERARGLRPDIGIGADVIAGFPTEDEALFEETRSFLAQQALPYLHVFPYSERPGTPAARMRAVPVPERKARAAQLREVGAASAARYYKSLIGQPLRVLMETPTAGHSEQFAPVRLAQGEAEVGEIITLQPTMADSAGLVVERI; encoded by the coding sequence ATGAGTAAGCCGGAAATTCTCACATTTGGCTGCCGTCTGAATACATGGGAAAGTGAAGTCATGCGCAACCACGCAGCTTCACTGGATAATGTTATTATCGTGAACACCTGTGCCGTTACGGGGGAGGCAGAGCGTCAGGCGCGTCAGGCTATTCGCCGTGCACATCGTGAAAACCCGGATGCTCGCATTGTGGTGACGGGGTGTGCTGCCCAGATTAACCCCGAAAGCTGGAGCGATCTGCCCGGCGTAGCCCGTGTGCTGGGGAATGAGGAAAAGCTGAAGGCCGAAAGCTGGTCTGCTGCCGCTTTGTCTCAGCCATTTGCTGTGTCCGATATTATGGCCGCCAAGGAAACCGCTGCGCATCTGGTGACTGAATTTGCAGGCCGCACACGGGCCTTTGTGCAAGTTCAGCAAGGGTGTAATCATCGGTGTACGTTTTGCATCATTCCATTTGGGCGCGGGCCTTCTCGGTCTGTGCCTGTTGGTGCTGTGGTGGAGCAGGTGCGTGCTCTGGTGCAGTCTGGGTATCGGGAAGTCGTGCTCACTGGGGTGGATATGACATCTTGGGGAGAAGATTTGCCCGGCAAACCGGTTCTTGGTCAGCTTTGCCGTCGTGTGCTCCGTTTGGTACCAGAACTGGAGCGGATGCGCCTTTCTTCTGTTGATCCGGTAGAGATTGATGAAGATATCTGGCAGCTTTTGGCCGAAGAGCCACGTTTTATGCCCTATTTGCATTTGTCCTTACAGGCTGGGTCTGACCTGATTCTTAAGCGCATGAAGCGGCGGCATTTGGTGGCAGATGCCGCGCGGGTGGTAGAGCGTGCCCGGGGCTTGCGGCCAGATATTGGTATTGGTGCTGATGTTATTGCGGGTTTCCCAACAGAAGACGAAGCGCTGTTTGAAGAAACACGCAGTTTTCTTGCCCAGCAGGCGCTGCCGTATCTACATGTCTTTCCGTATAGTGAACGGCCTGGAACGCCTGCCGCGCGTATGCGTGCAGTGCCTGTGCCTGAACGCAAAGCGCGTGCTGCGCAATTGCGGGAAGTGGGGGCAGCCTCTGCGGCTCGGTATTATAAAAGTCTTATAGGTCAGCCCCTACGTGTGCTGATGGAAACCCCAACTGCCGGTCATAGTGAGCAGTTTGCCCCGGTGCGGCTTGCTCAAGGTGAAGCCGAAGTGGGGGAAATTATAACCCTTCAACCCACAATGGCCGATAGTGCAGGGTTGGTGGTGGAAAGGATCTGA
- the ftsY gene encoding signal recognition particle-docking protein FtsY, with protein MALGFFSRLKQGLSRSTQKLGGGITGIFTKRKLDDEALEELEDLLITADMGPAVAERIIESFRSSRFGTEVTDEEIRTTLADEIAAILEPVAKPFEPDPAHKPHVVLVVGVNGVGKTTTIGKMARFFTEEGKKVMMVAGDTFRAAAVEQLQIWGERTGCPVIAGPPGADAAGLAFEALKRGKAEGADLLFVDTAGRLHNKSALMEELAKIIRVMRKFDETAPHSVLLVLDATTGQNAVEQVRVFRELVNVTGLVVTKLDGSARGGIVVALADQFGLPVHAVGVGEQAEDLRPFSAVDYARGLVGVADTV; from the coding sequence ATGGCGCTTGGTTTTTTCTCTCGTCTCAAGCAGGGATTGTCACGTTCTACCCAAAAGCTGGGTGGGGGTATTACGGGCATTTTCACCAAGCGCAAGCTGGATGATGAAGCACTGGAAGAGCTGGAAGATCTGCTGATTACAGCAGATATGGGTCCGGCTGTTGCAGAACGTATTATCGAATCCTTCCGATCCTCTCGTTTTGGCACCGAGGTGACGGACGAAGAAATTCGCACCACCTTGGCGGATGAAATCGCCGCAATTCTGGAGCCTGTTGCCAAACCTTTTGAGCCTGATCCTGCGCATAAACCGCATGTTGTGTTGGTGGTGGGTGTGAATGGCGTAGGAAAAACAACCACCATTGGCAAAATGGCCCGCTTTTTTACCGAGGAAGGTAAGAAGGTGATGATGGTGGCGGGTGATACCTTCCGCGCCGCTGCGGTGGAGCAGTTGCAAATTTGGGGGGAAAGAACCGGTTGTCCGGTTATTGCCGGTCCTCCCGGTGCAGATGCAGCCGGTTTGGCTTTTGAAGCACTTAAGCGCGGTAAGGCTGAAGGGGCGGATCTACTGTTTGTAGATACGGCAGGCCGCCTGCACAATAAAAGTGCGCTGATGGAAGAACTTGCCAAAATTATCCGCGTCATGCGTAAGTTCGATGAAACGGCACCACACTCTGTGCTGTTGGTGCTGGATGCCACAACTGGCCAGAATGCCGTGGAGCAGGTTCGGGTGTTTCGCGAACTTGTGAATGTGACCGGTTTGGTTGTGACAAAATTGGATGGTTCTGCCCGTGGGGGCATTGTGGTGGCTCTGGCTGATCAGTTTGGGCTGCCTGTGCATGCCGTGGGTGTGGGTGAACAGGCAGAAGATCTGCGACCTTTTTCCGCAGTGGATTATGCACGCGGTTTAGTGGGTGTGGCTGACACAGTCTGA
- a CDS encoding AtpZ/AtpI family protein, producing the protein MSKNGNDSFGARLKAAERRSGLEKKENSAEKEDAVEQSLPGLALRAGAEMLSALIVGVAIGWELDHWLKTRAVFLILFALMGGGAGVLNVWRLVKSIDGK; encoded by the coding sequence ATGAGTAAGAACGGTAACGATTCCTTTGGTGCTCGGCTGAAGGCGGCAGAACGTCGCTCTGGCCTAGAGAAAAAGGAAAATTCAGCCGAGAAAGAGGATGCTGTAGAGCAATCTCTTCCTGGGTTGGCGCTTAGGGCTGGGGCTGAAATGCTTTCAGCGCTGATAGTAGGCGTTGCAATTGGGTGGGAGCTGGATCACTGGCTGAAAACCCGGGCGGTTTTTCTCATTCTCTTCGCACTGATGGGCGGAGGTGCTGGCGTGCTGAATGTTTGGCGGCTGGTCAAGTCGATAGACGGCAAGTAA
- a CDS encoding F0F1 ATP synthase subunit A, which yields MAGGSSINVLEQFELHPVLGGLGEALRFSQSPLYMIVAVCLVLAFLYFGMRPAAVVPGRLQAAAEVCYEFIHNMAVDTIGPEGTAFFPFIFTLFFFILAGNYIGLLPFSFTFTSHIAVTFALAMMVFVLTVIVSLKVQGLRFFAHFMPEGASPFLAPLLIPIEILSFLSRPVSLSIRLFANMVAGHVMFDIFASFVIMLAGFGVVGDVFAVGPIAINVALMALELLVGVLQAYVFAILTCIYLREAVAH from the coding sequence GTGGCGGGCGGTTCCAGCATCAACGTACTTGAACAGTTTGAGCTTCATCCCGTTCTTGGTGGGTTGGGCGAAGCATTGCGTTTCAGCCAATCCCCCCTGTACATGATTGTGGCAGTGTGTCTGGTTCTCGCATTCCTGTATTTTGGTATGCGTCCAGCTGCGGTGGTTCCCGGTCGTTTACAGGCTGCGGCAGAAGTTTGTTACGAATTTATTCATAACATGGCGGTTGATACGATTGGGCCAGAAGGCACGGCTTTCTTCCCGTTCATCTTCACTCTGTTCTTCTTTATCCTGGCCGGTAACTATATTGGTCTGCTGCCGTTTTCCTTTACATTCACCAGCCATATTGCCGTAACCTTCGCGCTCGCCATGATGGTGTTTGTGCTTACGGTTATTGTTTCCCTTAAGGTGCAGGGGCTGCGTTTCTTTGCGCACTTCATGCCGGAAGGCGCTAGCCCGTTTCTGGCTCCGCTGCTGATCCCGATTGAAATTCTTTCTTTTCTTTCGCGTCCTGTCAGCCTCTCCATCCGACTGTTCGCCAACATGGTTGCCGGGCATGTCATGTTCGATATTTTCGCAAGCTTTGTTATCATGCTCGCCGGTTTTGGTGTGGTGGGTGACGTGTTTGCGGTTGGGCCGATTGCCATTAACGTGGCACTGATGGCTCTTGAGTTGCTTGTTGGTGTGTTGCAGGCCTATGTGTTTGCCATTCTAACGTGCATCTACCTGCGGGAGGCCGTGGCTCACTGA
- a CDS encoding ATP synthase subunit C family protein: MDIAAAREIGAGIAVIALAGVGIGLGNIFSTLVSSIARNPASRPHVFGLGMLGFALTEAIALFALLIAFLILFV; this comes from the coding sequence ATGGACATCGCTGCAGCCCGGGAAATCGGTGCAGGTATCGCCGTGATCGCCCTTGCCGGCGTTGGTATCGGCCTCGGCAACATCTTCTCCACGCTGGTAAGCAGCATTGCGCGCAATCCGGCTTCCCGTCCGCATGTGTTCGGTCTGGGTATGCTCGGCTTTGCTCTAACAGAAGCTATCGCTCTGTTCGCGCTGCTGATCGCGTTCCTGATCCTGTTCGTCTGA